The genomic stretch ATGTGGCAAGGAAAAGTCATAGGTTTATagtatggatgaatggatagatcgCCAAGGTGAgatgagaaattggaagaaaagagGAATATAAGTTGTTTTTAGACATGTTAAATTTGAAGTAGTTTTAGAATGTCTGTATGGAGAAGGCTGTCAGTCTCCATCACAGGCATAATTTTTCGGAATCATCAGCATATAGGTAGTAAACAATGAAGATGGAATTTTTCAGGGAGTCCATCTTTTCAATCTAATCTTCTGTTTTCATCCCCACAGTTTAAATGCATACTCGTAATGTATCTTACCTGAGATAATAGGCAGTCTTCTCACTGGTCTTCTTTGGCCCTAATTTGCTCCCCCCATCATATCCAAAGTTATCTTAGTGCCTCCTGTTTATAAACCTTTGATGACTTCTTTTGGCTACAAGGAAGCCTGTTCTTCAGCATGTTATAAAAATCCTTCCATGATCCAATCCTAAGTTTTCCTTCTCAACCCCATTTTTTACCATCCTCTCACATGCACCGTGTGTTCCAGCTACCCCAAACTTCTCAGTATTGCTCTACTGTGCAGCTTCATGCCTCTAGCTCAAGCATAACCTCTGTAAATTTCCCAGGTCCTGTAGGTAGAGTTACTTGTACTTGATCTACAGTCTTATTTGTGGGTCATaacaaattttcttaaaattattagCTTGTGTGTGATACGTATTCCCCAACTAGACCATGAGCCCTTTGCATGCCGTTTTATTCATCTGTGTATACCGATTGCTCAGCACTTGGCATATTAGGTATTTGGACATGTGGAATTTTGTTGTGTGAAGAAGTCAATGAATGTGGGAGTACAGTGGACTGAGAAAACAATCTACAGGAACCTTTCACCCAGCTTACTTTCCTATCACTACAAACCAGGGTACCTTTAAGATCTTCCATTGCTGTTAGCTCATTATTATAAAAGTGAGTTAAACTAAACATCAACATCACTAACATTTATTGGTCACTCACTGTATACGTGGCACTTTTCTAAGAACTCTGcatgaattaatttatttattcctcaTTAAAATCAAATGaggaaaaccaaggcacagaagaGTTATGTAATTTGCCCAGTATCACATATCTAGCAAATGGAGGCGCTACAATTAAAATCACTGGCATCAAATTATTAATGCCATTTTTAGGACCCATGGTTTTTCTACTAATTAAGCCTCCTTAGCCTCCTTAGCCACTTCTTAGGTCTAGGTCCATTTTCTGTGGTCCCCTTTTCTTcgtttcttcagtttcttctaatGTTCATAATTCCTTTAAGTGTTTCTCCCCTTTACCACCCTCACTCCCTCTACTTCCCTTCCACAAAGACTGACTCACTGAATTAGAGTATATCTTTCCAGCTGTCCTCCAAAACAGACTCATTATGCATCCTTTTagtttagtgttttgttttgggaAAATGGAATAATTAATAGTACATAGGAGAAAACATTAAACTTTGAGAACTCTCACTGAGTTATCCTCTCTGGTCCCAACTAACCCTGTACTCCTTGTTAAATGGTAAAAAGCATGGTAGCCTTTGTGCTCATTTTACCTAGGCCCTCTAGATTTGGCTAGCCATCCTTGCAACAGCCTGGGTTTGGTTTATAGGTGTGAAGGTGAAATAAGAGCAGAACAGAAGCTGTGAGGACTGTCTAGTCTGGAAACTACTTGGGTCTACCTCTGTCTTAATTAACTTGTATTTTAGAGGGCCAAGTCTCCTAGGTAAAGATGAGAGCAAAAGCAGCCATACCAGTTAGAGATTTCTAACTAATAAATAATCACCTATGTGATTTCCTTAGGTATTAAAAAATAACACTGAAGCATATTTTGTCTTTTAGGCTTTAGAAAATTTGCGTGTGTACCTGTGTGAAAAAATCatagctgagagacattttgatcATCTACGTGCAAAAAAAATTCTCAGCAGAGAAGACACTGAAGAAATTTCTTGCCGTACATCAAGTAGAAAAAGGGCTGGAAAATTGTTAGACTATTTGCAAGAAAACCCCAAAGGACTGGATACACTGGTTGAGTCTATTCGGCGAGAAAAAACACAGAACTTTCTGATACAGAAGATTACAGATGAAGTGCTTAAACTTAGAAATATAAAACTAGAACATCTGAAAGGTAAGCTATCTTAGGTATCCAAGAAATAAATTAACAATGCAAAACAAACCCCAAAAAAACAAGTTACGATTTTGAttctattcaaatatttgtttcagaattctattggatttccttttttttttcttttttacttgtatgaTGTCATTACGTTGGAAAAGCAGAATGTCACTCTGTAGCCTGTATTCATTTAACAATACTGTTTATAAAAAATTGTGCTGTAACGAAATCCAGTATACATGGGGGATTGTTTCTAAGGTTAGCAGAATGTAAAATTTATCTAGCCAAAAGTAACCTCTGAAAATAGTGTACCTCTCACATAAGGAATTATTCTAGTTTTTTACCCCCAGTTGTCTTATGTTTATTTATAGGAATTATATTGGATAAAATAAACATAACTTTAAACACTAGAATCATACTCAGTCTAGCAAGATGTGCTGTGAGAGGCATGGGGACTGAGATTGATTAAGGGAAATAGCAAATGCAATTGTTCTACTTTCATCCTCACTCCACAGCCCACATTCACTGATTGGAATGCCATGTAGAATTGCCTACAGAATTTGAATTCaatttttcctccttcccttgtCTCTCTCTTTCCAGAGCACATGAGTTAAGTGTGCACGTGATGTAGCTCTATTCCAACTATTCTAGGCACTGCCCTTAAGGGACTCACGATCTATAAGGACGTGCTAGGACCCAAGGGTACATTGGAAGTTTCCTCTTCAGCCATATTTAAGAAAATAGTTTCTATAGCTTGGGACAGAAATGCTGAATGTATTGTGAAGTTGGAAAACCATATAATTGTaatttgtagatgttctttactGACTTTACAGGTTTTAAAACATCTTAAGCAGGAAGCAATTtggtattctttaaaaatattacttttatcttttacCTAAAATTTGTCAATTCAGGAGTTTCTGTGTCTGTAGACATTGAATATTTCCTAAGTCCAGCAAAAAGTTAAATTGTGTTGTGTTTATTCTTTCAATCCTGGGGCTAATTGTTGGTTATACCCTTTAGATATGATAAAATTCTTTGGGAACAACTACTGTCAGTTAAGTAAACAATTAGATTGAGAACAAGGGCATGGTTTAGTGTGAAGAGGAGATCTGAATTCTAGTTCTCACTTTCCCACGAAGTAGTCCTGGAATGTTAACTGTTCTTGACCTTAGTTGCTCATCTCTAAATAGTCAGAGTCTAGACAGTGAGATGACTGCTAAAATTTCTTCCAGTTCAAACACTATGATTCAAGTATCAGTAAATGGCATTAATAAACTATTAGAATTTTAGCATGTCctgtgttaattttatttttattggataATACTTTTGTGCCAGAATGATAAAGATATTTATTAGTTGAGAAAgctatttcttttatgaataattTTAGGACCTACTTAATTTTTTCCAGGCCCTTCAATAGTtaagcatatacatatacaaataaagTGTGAACTGTAGCATGTCTTTTAACTTCCTTGAGACcctttctttatctggaaaatgtaaataatagtATATATAATTCATGGTTGTTAAGAAAAGTAAATGCGATTTGAAGTGGCTTAAGACAATTTATAAATTACTGTTTAAACTTTGGTTGTGTAGTGACTACATTGTAATTTTGAAAAGACACAAGATGGGCATGGACtcaatttttttggtttttcagTTACATCTGAATACTTTTATTTTAGGACTAAAATGTAGCAGCTGTGACCCTTTTCCAGATGGAGCTTCAAGCAACCTCTCTAGATCAAATTCAGACAAGAGCAATTTCTCTGAAAAACTCAGGGCATCCACTGTTATATACCATCCAGAAGGAGAATCCAGCACGGCCCCTTTTTTTTCTACTGATTCATCTTTGAATTTACCTGTTCTAGAAGTAGGCAGAACTGAAAACACCATCTTTTCTTCAACTACACTTCCTAGACCTGGGGACCCTGGGGCTCCTCCTTTGCCACCAGAGCTGCAGTTAGAAGAAGAAGGAACTTGTGTAAACTCGAGTGAGATGTTTCTTCCCTTAAGATCACGTGCTCTTTTGCCACAGTGActgttcttttgctttttaattttttttaataacagcaaaAAATGTTTTACAGGATATGAATTTTTATGGAGTCTCCATAATGACTTCTTATCATTTAATACATGTATTTTAAACACATTAGCATACTTTGTAAATAGAATGTTTTAGAATAAAAGAAGCATCTTTTAGGGTAGCTATATGTAAATCATGTTGATCATATACTTTTagtattttctactttttcatttttggagtattttaatgttttcaatgtatgtttttaaattttttatgtttaataCTAATTTTAATAGGGAACATTTCTCTATATGAGTTTAGACTCTTAGGCTGAAGTATTTCTTCTCAGTACATTTGTGCTAGAAATTTTCAGGGCCTAACAGTCCTTTCCAGCCACTGAGTAGTAAAGTTTCAGGATTAAGCTCTTGTTCCTCTTTAGTAAGAAAGCCAGTCACTGACTGGGAAAACTGCGTGTAAACAGAAAAGAACACCTTTCCCACTTGATCAGATTTATAGGCATTTACAGAGTACCCTTCTGATGCTGAAAGAGCGCCTACCTGGTATTGTCTGAGCTACCTAAGATCTCAGTTTgccaaaatttatttgtaacaaaTCTTACTAATAAATAGTAGTTTCTTAagattttcaaattctttgtcattttcattcctcAAGAAAAATATCTTGGTATAAATTTCAGTTATTACATGtaatttgagattttaaaaatattttttctgtatttttcattctgttttaatGAGGACAGCTGTACAGTTGAAATAACTAGAACAAATTGGGTGTTTTTTGGATGACAGTTCTGTTTTTAATACTATTTGGAACAAGCAGGCCATTACCTAgactttgtcttttttgttatatataaaatttaactaATTTTACACATGTATAAATCTTAAgctattcttgttttcatttaaattataattctACCTGTTTCCTAATATCTGTCTCATGTATGTTTCTCCTATTAGTTGCAAATAGAAGACATGGAAATTTGTcaatgaaaataaagtaaaatttgcccttaaaattttttttaaatgttgtaatAATGTTTTGgaagtttcaaatttttcaataagAAATCGAGTATCTAAATCACACTTTTTTTATGTGTACCAGTTTCTGTAGAAAATATTACTTCCGGGTTGTGAGATTGAGTTGCATTTCTGAATAGACTGAACTTATCAGTCATGAGGAAGATTGGTATATTGGCTATAAAAAACATTCTAATGGCGGTAAGATTTTTATAGTATAATCATTATGAAGGATTATGAAGAAACATGTTTCATTTCCAGCTtagcataaaaaaataatgattacaTTTAAAGAAATCTCTTTACGAACAGAAGCAGGCTTTTCGttgcattaattaaaataaaattcaattttttttaaattttaaatataaaattttaataggaCAGAGTCAAAGACTATAATGAAGAAATACTCAATAGCACCTATATTTATGGGTTAGTTTATAACACTAAGTTTTCTTTCAGACTGTCTGCTAATGATATTCACAAAATTGAGGTTTTAATAAACTTGGGATTTTGGGTTTTCTGAATCCTAtaaagtccattttttttttctttaaacactgAAAACTAATCATTGCCAATAAGGCAGAAATTAGGATGACTTGACATAATACAATACAGTTGGTTACTATGTTGGTTACTGCAACAGTGAAAAAGTTACTTTTCACAGGTACCTAATTATCACTTAATATAAAAGCAACTCCTTTGAGTTCTCTTTTCAAAAGGCAGTTCATCTTTGGTCAACATGATCGTGGTGCAAGATCAAACACTGGCAAATTAGGATCAGATTCAGGATAATGgcagttacatttttaaaaaaaaatctttttgattTTTTGGTTTCTGGGAGGGCTATTTTGGATAAACAAGTTCTTGATTTTAattaagtctaatttatcaatcttttctttttttgcattaaaacaaaattttattttaaatggtattgcAAACTTTGTTAACATTCCTGTAagccttcctcttttttttttttatggtggctttacttttttattttttatttttttgtgaaacaaaacatatatacagaacagtagaacagtgataactttcaaagtacggtttaacaagtagcaaatttcaaagaatgttatgggttacagttccacaatttcagttatttccttcttgtgaaataatacagaaaggtgatgactttcaaagtataataaaAGTCTCCTGTTTAAGAAATGTCATAATGATGttatcctatgttttcttcatatttaactCTATAATCCAATTCAAAGTAATTTTTATGTAAGCATTGTAAAAGGGAGTGATAAGTTTCAGGCTCTGGCCATATCTTATATCACTGGCTAAACCTAGTAACTATTGGCTTTGACAAAAAAAGCAAACCAAGAAGCTAATTAGATCTACAGTTGTCAAATAGGATCTTATGAAGGcttgttttatttaaatgtagACAACACAGCAGATGATTTGTGTGCAGCTCCTGAAATCCTCCCCCTGCATTTACCATACTATTGAACTTAATCCTAACTGCAGAAGTTCCCAAACTTTATTGCCCACTAAAATCACCTAGTGAACTTTGAAAGATCCTAATGTCCAGGCTGCAGCCCATACCAAttgtgatagttaagttcatgtgtcaacttggcttaATTATGGCATCTGGTTTTGGTCAAGAAAGTACAGGCTTGATTGTTATGGTGAAGATATTTTGTGAATTTACATCATTAGTTGATTGAATCTGTGGCTGGTTACGTCTGtagttaaaacaacaaaaaatgccttccacaatgaaagaactCTCATGCAATCAGTGGAAGGCCttgaagggagaactgatgatttcagcagtcagaaagaagaatttctctctacttcagccagccagtctctcctggggaattcatcaaaaccttcatcagagtttccaacttgcagcctgtcctatagaatttggacttgctagTCCCTAAGGTCATGTACACTAGTTCCTATGATAaatctcattttatatatatataaatatatataagtattcatatatttatatatatcctatgataaatatatataaagaaaattaataaaatattttctttatatatataaatatatttgtatatccTATATATATTTGTCTATATCCTATGATAAATatgatacagatatagatatataaaatctCCAGTCAGTTCTGTTTTCCCTGGAGAACACTAATACACCGATTAAATTAGAATGCCTGGATCTCTGGGATCCTTTAGTAAATACTTTTCGAATACTGAAAGTTTGGCTCAGGCCTTCATCTCAGGGCTCCTCAAAGAATTATCCCAAAAAGAGCTCCTGCTTGGAATGTGCGGGGACCCCCTACCCTACAGCCTCAGTTCCTCAGCCGAGTAGCAGGAGCGCAGTATAGCCACCAGGGGGCGTAGGTCCCAAGCCAGTCCGCAAGCCTTGGGGGCGTGGCCAACCTCGGGGTGGGGCCTGGGACAGCTTCCGACTTCCGGCAGAGTCTTCGGTTGTCGCGGGCAGCCGTCATGGCAGCTGACGAAAAGGATCCTCTGAGCTATTTCGCAGCTTACGGGAGTAGCAGTTCAGGCTCCTCGGACGAGGAGGACAACAGCGAGCCAGAGGAAATGGGTCGCAGGACCTCGGATCCGGTGAAACCAACGGGCAGCAGTGGAAACAAGGCGGAAAAGCGGCTGCCGGGACCCGACGAGCTGTTCCGGAGCGTGACTCGCCCGGCCTTTCTGTACAATCCCTTGAACAAGCAGATAGACTGGGAGAGGCACGTCGTGAAGGCGCCTGAAGAGGTGAGATCCCCGACCCTGTTTCCCGGTCTCGGCCCCGGCCTCCGCCCCTTTTCTCCTGGCTGTCGGTTCCCCCACACGCACCCAGCCCCCGCGGGATGCCGCACCAtcccctcccacctccagccCTGGGGAGCCCGGGCCCCTTCCCTCAGCCTGGTGGGTGTCAGACCGGCCCCGCAGCCCCCGTCCCCTGTGAGGAGGCCCAAACCTCCGCCCTCGGTGCCCCGACCCCGCGCGGCGAGGACTAACGGTGGTGACTCCCCcgccccccccactcccccctcGCTGCAGCTTCTCCCCGAGACCCCTTCCCTTTGACGCCGAAGTGCCTGCGGTGCTGCCTCCAAGACAGTGTCTGCTGCAGCCTCCTGGAGGGGTCAGCCTTGGCGTAGTATCTCTGAGACTGGATTCTTCTTTGGTAACTAAAAGTTATTAGCTTTATTCATATAGGGAACCCTTTGGcttttcacttaacaatactGTGATTTAGATGGAAAAATGTATGTttaagccttaaaaaaaaaaaatcagtttgaaCCATTAGCAAACGACAGGGAAATGCATGTGTTTATGTCCATCAGAGGAACCTCGGTTCCTCACAGTGTTTCTTAATGTGTTTGCTTAACAGCCTCCAAAGGAATTCAAAATATGGAAGTCAAACTATGTACCACCTCCTGAGACCTACACTACTGAGAAGAAACCACCGCCCCCCGAGCTGGATATGGCAATAAAGTGGTCAAACATATATGAGGACAATGGTGATGATGCCCCACAGAATGCTAAGAAAGCTAGGCTTCTACCGGAAGGGGAGGAGACGGTGGAATCAGGTAAGGAAGGTCACACTGCTAGTGATATCTTTTGGTTCCTGTCGTggatttaaaaagaatgagatatttaatgaacaaatttaaatCTAGTGAATTAGAAAACTGTTTATGGTTATCTCTGGGTACTTTTTGCTGTTTGGGAGAAAGATTGCATACTGACTTCTAAAGTGATGTCTCTAATGTTAATGTCAACTAGTAGCATTTGCTACTTTTTAGAAAAAGATCATAAATTATTCAGGCTTTAAAGTAAAATCCCTGATATCTTTACCAGTGGTATATGTGGTTTATAATGCCTTTTAGAATGACATGAATTAATTCATGTATTCTTTCTTGTGATTGCAGCTGTGAGGTGCTGAAGGCTTCATTTTATATTAAAGCAATTGTACATTAGAGCTAAAATTAGCACAAAAAGAATTTAACTGAGCATTACTACATAGTAATTGGAAGATAATGACTTAGTTATCTTACCTTAGTTCAATGATATAATTTCATCTCTTACTTGGACTACCAAGTAATCTCTGCTCCACACTTTTACTCCCTCAATTCCATAATTCACACCGCAGCCAATGTTCACTTTCTAAAAGTCATATTTGTTTATGTGACTTgcctgcttaaaactcttcaacagGCTAGAAGCAAAGCCTGCTGTGATAGGCCCCACCTTTCTCCACCCTCATCTGCATAGCTCCTTGCTAGCACTTTAAGATCTTGATATTCAGAACTTGATAGACCATGCTATTTTATGGTTTCCTGCCTTTCAGTATATTTTGCACCTTagtctggaatgttctttcctgCCTCTTTGGCTGATAAActcattcattcttcaaaatccaattcaaagaagaagaaaattttcttaTGTACCACCTCTAATTAAATTCTTTCTGCTCATATTGTACGTCCGAAAGCTATTGATTGCACTTATCACCTTGTTTGTGATTATTTGTTCATAAGTCCATCTTCTTTATGAACATGTGTTCCTCAGAAAGCAGGTACAGGTTTTATTTATGTTTGAATGACACTTTCTAGTGCATTCCGtggatatttgttgaattgaactaAATTTTACTATTTTGCATATGAGAAAACAATCTCACATTAAAGAATTTTCCCAAACAAATTGACATAGCTAGAAAGAGGCAGAATGTGGATTCAGATTCAAATCTTATTAAACTAGGGTTTGGTCTCTTGATACTTTCCCAGCTAAAGTGCTCACAAAATAGCTATCCTTCTGTAGAAAGAATGGCAGTAAGGCACTTGAGTTGATATTCAAACTAGGGTGCCATGCACTTGTGCTCTGATGTCTTTGTCCCTGTACGAAAAAGGCCAGAGTTTTTTTTACCAGTCCAAGCAAGAAGGGAGTAGTTATCTTCACAATTTGTTTTTGAGTTGGGTTAGAAAGAGTTACAAATATGTGACAAATATCATTGCTATTTCCATAGATAATTTGTATCCTTTTGATCACAAAATGATCCTCCATCAGAAAGCAAATGCAGGTATTAACAAAAAACAAAGGGACCCAAAGCACAGCCAGTTTAAAACTGGATATAGAAGTAAAAGATAATCCTGAAATTTCCAATTCCATCTTTAATGTTGGTCATTGAATATAACTCTCTTCTTTTTGTAATATATACCTTCCATTTTAGAAGTGATTTTTGCCATTTTTGGCATGCATACCATGTTCACAGAGTCACTGTAAAATTGATTTTCCTAAcatttttttgcctctttttaaaaaattcataaaatagcATGTAATGGAAAGTCCACATTCTTAAATCATCTTAGATTATCAAgttactttgtttttaatatcttttcttattttctgtcctttggccatttttgttttgttttgttttgccattgAACTTTCACGTATTTTTAAGAAAGAGCTGGAAAAGGTTCAACACTTACTTGCTCTTGCTGCTTATCAGTTCTTCTTGTTTTAATGGTTGTAAAATGTAGATCAGTGAAGCTTGGTTATTAACTTTAGCTATATTAACATGTAATATATAGTAAAATCCTGGCTAATAGAggtaatgattttatttttagaatttagaaAGTTAGTATATTCAAAAGTTAAACTTATGCACTTCAGGTGACATGAATTCTGTAGAAGAAAAGTTGTTTCTTAACCAGTGCATTTATAGTATCTGGCACAGAGTAGAAACtcagtaaataattgttgaaggactgaatattttcagatttctttCCCTGCACCATTTTTTAAGGCAATGTCTTGTCATGTCACTAGATGGCATTAGCGCTTCTGGTCAAATCACTGATGGGAAGTTACTTATCCATCATCAGTTCATAGTTTTATTGTTATTCCGTAAATTTACTTGTTGTAAGTGGCAGAATAAAAGTAGAAGTATCTTAGGAtcatctttttaatgtatgttagTGGATTTTACAGTGTAGGAGTTGGAAagtactttcaatttttttttatattatagcTACTGAAAATAGTAATTTCAAAAGACAAGCTTGATAATTAAACTCCTTGGCTTATTTGACCTGTATGGCATATTGTTTTTTGGTTTAGGGTTTTTGGTATCCTTGATAGACTACTGATTAAAACttcggtctgttaatttctgggaTGATTCTTTGAAATgaattgcattttatttcattgtttacaTAAATCCACAATGATCCACTATTTATTGTCAGCATCAACAAATGAGATATTCTAGGGTACAGTCGGTGAAGGAAATTAAAGGCTTGAGAAGagattttaaatgtttccttCGAAGAGTTTATGATCAGATATTTGTGGTTTCTCAGATTAAAATATGAAGGCCTCTTTTAAATATGAAGGCCCAAAACATTTTATAGACCACCACGTGATGGTAGTTGAACATTATCTGTTGATCAAGATAATAAAGTCAAAAGCTACAGTGAATTCAATAATGTGCTTAaaataaatctgtattttataaaGCATAACACCTTCTACCTGTGTATACAGAGTTCTTAAAATAATGCCACACATCTATTTAGGGAGATGGAAGTGAGCTGGTCCTTGCTACCCTTTTTTTGATAGAACCAAGTagttggatttttttgtttgtttgttttttgttttaattcaataaaaGGATCCACCTTTTCTGGTTtggaaacattttaattaattgaaaatTTTCTGTGGCTACAGATACCAACATTTTggaaagcttttaaaattatGGACTTGATTTTAATGTGAGTTTCTTTTCTATCCTGCCAGTTCCCCAAGAAAAGTTCTCTATAATATGAAGCAGGGAAGATGTATGTTTTTCTGTTGCCATTAGAATATTCTGAACCTTctaagaatgggggaaaaaatagaaataacaggACAAAGTGAAAATAGAGGTTTGGTGAAACCTCTAACCATGAGTTATCTTTTTAACCTCAAAATATAAGGATTATTGGGAGTGTGGAGTGTGGGGAAGGAAGTTGTTTCTGGAGGAGAGAAAACAGATTGAAATGAAAGATAGCTGATAGCCATTTAAATAGTGTCATGGTTAATATGTGACTTTTtttgtataaaaagaaaataatgtgcTGCATTATTACAAAGTGTAGATTGTATTTAAATGAACACAGTGTGTATACTTTAGAATATTTAGGAGCAGACTTTTTTAGAACAAGTCTTCTAGTTTCTCATTTAACTGATATCAAATATAGTCTTAAAGAGTCCTGTGTGAAAAATTCCTTATTTTTAACTGCACATTAAAATGAGAGTTCTAAAAGTTAATTTTTGGGGAGAAAAGAAGAGCTTTGAAAGAAACATTAGTCAAGGAAGGTGATTATCTGATATAAAGTCAGtggaattttaattatattttctttttaattactgattgaaactcttcctttcctatttaaaGATGATGAAAAAGATGAACATACTTCTAAAAAGCGCAAAGTGGAACCAGGAGAAccagcaaagaagaaaaagtaaaaaaacaacaagTAACAAGAATTCCTGAACTGCAAAActtattgaaatatttcttttgacAGGTTAAGTTGATATTGTAAATTATGACACAAAATCTCCTTGAAAGTACGTGTTAATTAATAAGTATTGCCGCAGGAACTTTCCactttaagaatttattttttatttaaaacttgtATGTATTTAAAACTGAAATGGTGACTTGTGATTGTGAAATCAGTAACACTTGGAAGCATTCTTGATATCACAGAATTGGTGACATTGCTTTGAGAGTTTTGTTGACATGTCAGTATGCTATGACCTTTTAtaaaggaatatatttttaaagtaaatacatTGTAATGTACTGTGAACTTGTAGGGTGCTCTTCAACTGTTTGTACAGTGTAAATAGATCATGGAAATGAAATTACATATTACATATAACTATTACTGCATAACATTAACATCTGAATATTTGTCTGTGACAAGTACCCTCTTTGCCAAGTGACATTTTAAGTTGTAATAATAAGTATTATGTTTAAGGAGTGCTTCCTATGTCCCAGGTGCTTTGTGCATATGTTATCTCTGATCTTCAAACAGCCTAGTAATAAgtgttattatcctcattttacaataaagaaaaattgaatgacttgtccaaggttacacatctAGTGAGTGGTGAATTTGAGATTTAACCCAGGGTACTTGAACTTGAAAATTATCACACTAAATCACTTATTTGTCAATCAAAATTGACTCATCTTGCAATACAGCGTTAATTGCTGTCTCTCCCTAGTACTGTTCTGTAGTAGTTAGTGGAGATCTTCTTTTCCTGATTGTATTACTGCACTTATTACAGATGCCTTACATTATGattattcattaattttcctGTTAAGTAGTAAGTTTGCTGAAGATAAGGATCTTATACAAAGGGTTgctagatttagcaaataaaaa from Choloepus didactylus isolate mChoDid1 chromosome 2, mChoDid1.pri, whole genome shotgun sequence encodes the following:
- the BCL10 gene encoding B-cell lymphoma/leukemia 10 — encoded protein: MDPIPLSLTEEDLTEVKKDALENLRVYLCEKIIAERHFDHLRAKKILSREDTEEISCRTSSRKRAGKLLDYLQENPKGLDTLVESIRREKTQNFLIQKITDEVLKLRNIKLEHLKGLKCSSCDPFPDGASSNLSRSNSDKSNFSEKLRASTVIYHPEGESSTAPFFSTDSSLNLPVLEVGRTENTIFSSTTLPRPGDPGAPPLPPELQLEEEGTCVNSSEMFLPLRSRALLPQ
- the C2H1orf52 gene encoding UPF0690 protein C1orf52 homolog yields the protein MAADEKDPLSYFAAYGSSSSGSSDEEDNSEPEEMGRRTSDPVKPTGSSGNKAEKRLPGPDELFRSVTRPAFLYNPLNKQIDWERHVVKAPEEPPKEFKIWKSNYVPPPETYTTEKKPPPPELDMAIKWSNIYEDNGDDAPQNAKKARLLPEGEETVESDDEKDEHTSKKRKVEPGEPAKKKK